A DNA window from Romeriopsis navalis LEGE 11480 contains the following coding sequences:
- the tatA gene encoding twin-arginine translocase TatA/TatE family subunit produces the protein MFNLGWPEVLIILGVAVLIFGPKKFPELGGTFGKTLRGFKEGMAESQREEETSEHD, from the coding sequence ATGTTTAATCTAGGTTGGCCAGAAGTCTTAATTATCTTGGGCGTCGCCGTTCTTATCTTCGGCCCGAAGAAGTTTCCGGAATTGGGCGGTACCTTCGGCAAAACCCTGCGTGGGTTCAAAGAAGGGATGGCCGAAAGTCAGCGCGAAGAAGAAACCTCAGAGCATGATTAA